Within Nitrospirota bacterium, the genomic segment GCCAAGGGCCAGGTGGCCGAACAGGAGCGCGGCAAGGAAGTCGGTGCCGACGAGTACATCGTAAAGCCTTTCAGCCCCATGGAAATCCTCACCAAGATCAAGAATATCCTGGATTAGCCCGCCTATGCCTTCTTCCGTTCAAAGACGCATGGCCGAACAGTGGTATGAATCGGGCCTTGCGCTGTTCGAGCAGGAGCGGTACCACGAAGCACTCATAGAATTCCTCAGGGCTGAGAACGTCTTCCGGGAACTGGATGCCCGGGGCCAGCCCTTTTCGCGTCCGCTCGCGAATGGGATATCCGGTCTCGCGAACACGCTGGTCATGTCCGGCCGGTGCTGCCAGAAACTCGGCAACTATAGCCAGGCGATCACCCATTACGAGACCAGCCTCATCAATGCCAAGTTTGAAAAAAAGAAGCCCTTTCACGAATTCCTGAAACAACTCACCGAAGACATGACCTATTGCTACGAACGGGTTCTGGACGGTCTTTCCGTTGACGAACGGAACAGGCTGATCGAGCGCGACCCCGATCTGGACGTGTCGTTCCGGTTCCCTTATTCACTCCCGCCGGCCCTCATTCCTCTGGCGCGTCTCTATGACCTTGCCCCGCAGCGCTACAGCCGGTATGCACCCTTCTATGAGCGCGCCCAGGAGCGCGATGCCAGCCTTCGGCGGTCATCGAGGACTTCGGATGAATCTGCCATGAAGAGAATGAGCTTCTACGTCTGGGGCATTCTGTCAGCGGTATGGATCATGTATGCCCTCATCGTGATCCGGATCCTGGTGAAGTAGTAAGCGGAGGCAGGCATGGACGAGAGCGATATCAAGAAGCATTCCGGCGAACTGGTCATCATGCTCACGCAGGCGACGGCCGCGCTTGCCACGATCCAGGGCATCGAGGTCGGCTTTTTCGACTGGATCCCGGCGAACAAATCGATCACCGCTCAGGAGCTTTCGGGCCAGATGGGCTACGATATAAGCCGGGTCGAACGGTGGCTGCGGTTCGGCGTCGCCAACGGCTATGTCGCCAGCGCGGACGGCGGCTACACGCTGACGACGAAGGGAATGCTGCTCAGGCGGGGAACGCCCGTGCCGGACCTCCTGGGCCTCCATCACATGGTCAGCTTTTTCATCAAGTCCATCAGTCACTCCCGGGATGCATACCAGAAAGGAGTGGGGCTCGACAGCATCACGCAGGGGAACATCAGCCGCGACTATGTTCCGCGCGTGGCGTCCCAGCTCTCGAAAACATCGGCCGAGTTCTTCAAATGGTCCGGCCTCGCGTCGGGCC encodes:
- a CDS encoding tetratricopeptide repeat protein → MAEQWYESGLALFEQERYHEALIEFLRAENVFRELDARGQPFSRPLANGISGLANTLVMSGRCCQKLGNYSQAITHYETSLINAKFEKKKPFHEFLKQLTEDMTYCYERVLDGLSVDERNRLIERDPDLDVSFRFPYSLPPALIPLARLYDLAPQRYSRYAPFYERAQERDASLRRSSRTSDESAMKRMSFYVWGILSAVWIMYALIVIRILVK